One segment of Vagococcus martis DNA contains the following:
- a CDS encoding 50S ribosomal protein L25/general stress protein Ctc has product MSVVLKVEERATRPRSIRRKLREEGRVPGAVNGNGIQNLSISVNARQLEKDIRENGMNAVYVLDLDGKKISTLLHTYELDTFTKSWVHVEFLAVDMSQETEVEAELSLVGTPKGVKAGGVLEQNLYTVVVSATPDKLPERVEVDITNLEIGDSLVIADIPKHEEFSIVTDAEEQICSVSEMSAAVEEDAETAEAAEPELVNAKTEED; this is encoded by the coding sequence ATGTCAGTAGTGTTAAAAGTAGAAGAAAGAGCGACTAGACCAAGATCTATCCGCAGAAAATTAAGAGAAGAAGGTCGTGTACCAGGTGCTGTAAACGGTAATGGTATCCAAAACTTGTCTATCTCTGTAAATGCTCGTCAATTGGAAAAAGATATCCGAGAAAACGGTATGAACGCGGTATATGTACTAGATTTAGACGGTAAAAAAATCAGTACATTATTACATACTTATGAATTAGATACATTTACTAAATCTTGGGTTCATGTTGAATTCTTAGCTGTAGATATGTCTCAAGAAACTGAAGTTGAAGCAGAATTGTCACTTGTTGGTACTCCTAAAGGGGTTAAAGCTGGTGGTGTTCTTGAACAAAACTTATACACTGTAGTTGTTTCTGCAACTCCTGATAAATTACCAGAACGTGTTGAAGTTGATATTACTAACTTAGAAATTGGTGATTCTTTAGTAATTGCTGATATTCCAAAACATGAAGAATTCTCTATCGTAACAGATGCTGAAGAACAAATCTGTTCTGTATCTGAAATGTCAGCTGCTGTTGAAGAAGATGCTGAAACAGCTGAAGCTGCTGAACCAGAATTAGTTAACGCTAAAACTGAAGAAGACTAA